A stretch of the Acidilobus sp. 7A genome encodes the following:
- a CDS encoding amidohydrolase family protein — MQVRAALALIGDDLELRRDVCVTADEQGVVESIESWGSCGEGSLGGSWAALLPQPANAHVHSADGNFPEFGVDLGLHDLVAPPEGLKYRLLSSLSSTRTAAAIRRTYRAAYALGVGLLVDFREGGGTGCLAAQLAKASLQGDIEVIVLGTPGPTYPMWCQGLGLSSPLDYPPGLLSALTSQTPLSFTHVAEDPRNRDEGDLEVALRSGFRAFVHGTYLSTDDLSAVRDHGVPLILCPRSNMWHGLRPPPVADAVRLGLTLGLGSDNAAWNLPDPWAETEVALLVARSQGARGEDLAKEILRALMVGGYLAAGAQPRIIAEGRKLHGVLVNAESTGILSALGVYTAIAKRAGRGLALRVDGNRLEAAGLA, encoded by the coding sequence TTGCAGGTAAGGGCAGCTCTGGCACTCATAGGCGACGACCTTGAGCTGCGAAGGGACGTGTGCGTAACTGCAGACGAGCAGGGCGTCGTGGAGTCAATAGAGTCCTGGGGGAGCTGCGGTGAGGGCTCCCTTGGGGGCAGCTGGGCCGCCCTGCTGCCGCAGCCAGCCAATGCGCACGTGCACAGCGCCGACGGCAATTTCCCCGAGTTTGGGGTCGACCTAGGTCTTCACGACCTCGTGGCTCCACCTGAAGGCCTGAAGTACAGGCTCCTCAGCTCCCTGAGTTCAACTAGAACAGCTGCAGCGATACGGAGGACCTACAGGGCCGCCTACGCCCTCGGCGTCGGCCTGCTCGTTGACTTCAGGGAGGGAGGGGGGACGGGCTGTCTGGCGGCGCAGCTGGCCAAGGCCTCGCTGCAGGGTGACATTGAAGTCATAGTGCTGGGCACCCCCGGCCCCACCTACCCCATGTGGTGCCAGGGCCTCGGGCTCTCCAGCCCCCTTGACTACCCGCCAGGCCTCCTCAGCGCGCTGACCAGCCAGACCCCGCTCTCCTTCACACACGTGGCGGAGGACCCGAGGAACAGGGACGAGGGCGACCTGGAGGTGGCCCTTAGGTCGGGCTTCAGGGCGTTCGTCCACGGGACCTACCTCTCAACTGACGATCTGAGCGCCGTGAGGGATCACGGCGTCCCCCTCATACTGTGCCCGAGGAGCAACATGTGGCACGGCCTGAGGCCGCCGCCCGTGGCCGACGCAGTGAGGCTTGGGCTGACCCTAGGCCTGGGCAGCGACAACGCTGCATGGAACCTGCCCGACCCGTGGGCTGAGACGGAGGTGGCCCTCCTGGTCGCCAGGTCCCAGGGGGCCAGGGGGGAGGACCTCGCTAAGGAGATCCTCAGGGCCCTCATGGTGGGAGGCTACCTGGCCGCGGGCGCTCAGCCAAGGATCATAGCTGAGGGCAGGAAGCTCCACGGCGTGCTTGTCAACGCGGAGTCGACAGGCATATTGTCTGCTCTAGGTGTTTACACGGCTATAGCAAAAAGGGCTGGCAGGGGCCTGGCCCTTAGAGTTGACGGCAACAGGTTAGAGGCCGCTGGACTTGCCTAG
- a CDS encoding SCP2 sterol-binding domain-containing protein, with protein MVTMDDVKGLLQQLFSRATEQVPEIKSWDKVYQFSVSGLGDFYIEIKNGSMKVVEGRHPSPIATLSASQEVFEKIMSGQLDAMKAFLGGQLKITGNVLDTVNLKRLIDAGLGKSSGL; from the coding sequence ATGGTAACCATGGATGACGTGAAGGGTCTGCTTCAGCAGCTCTTCTCAAGGGCTACTGAGCAGGTCCCTGAGATCAAGAGCTGGGACAAGGTGTACCAGTTCTCAGTGTCAGGGCTTGGCGACTTCTACATTGAGATAAAGAACGGCAGCATGAAGGTGGTGGAGGGCAGGCATCCAAGCCCGATAGCGACGCTGAGCGCAAGCCAGGAGGTCTTTGAGAAGATAATGAGCGGCCAGCTGGACGCTATGAAGGCCTTCCTCGGCGGCCAGCTTAAGATAACTGGTAACGTCCTGGACACTGTAAACCTGAAGAGACTGATAGATGCGGGCCTAGGCAAGTCCAGCGGCCTCTAA
- a CDS encoding thiolase domain-containing protein yields the protein MRNVAVVGYGHSKFGVRNDVNMAELAYEAIKEALETANLEPKDIEHVTVANAGGWSSEPLPAVVVAEYAGLTDKPLHRVEAACASGSSAVATAYMAVASGQADIAMAVGLEKMNESPTPTVVEFIGRAGNYFWEFQNFGLTFPGYYALYATAYMSRYGATEEDMCQVAIKNHYYASMNPRAQFPRRIDMETCMKSRYIAWPLKLYDSSPITDGAAAVVLASEEVAKKLTDSPVWIHAIGSSSGTANLSKRDNFTGLRAAQLAAQMAYKRAGLEAENAARYFDAAEVHDCFTIAEIMAYEDLGFAKRGEGYKLAKEGQTYIGGLIPVNLSGGLKAKGHPIGATGVSMVVELTKQLLHKVEPGRQAPIKKGMAIAHNVGGTGHYAYVTILGLEKPRGR from the coding sequence CTGAGGAACGTGGCTGTAGTTGGTTACGGGCACTCCAAGTTTGGGGTTAGGAATGACGTTAACATGGCAGAGCTCGCATATGAAGCCATCAAGGAGGCCCTTGAGACGGCCAACCTAGAGCCTAAGGACATAGAGCACGTGACCGTGGCGAACGCAGGTGGCTGGAGCAGCGAGCCCCTGCCCGCCGTAGTAGTGGCTGAGTACGCCGGCCTGACAGACAAGCCCCTTCACAGGGTTGAGGCGGCCTGCGCCTCCGGCAGCTCAGCCGTGGCCACGGCCTACATGGCGGTTGCCTCAGGGCAAGCTGATATAGCTATGGCTGTGGGCCTCGAGAAGATGAACGAGAGCCCCACGCCCACGGTGGTTGAGTTCATAGGCAGGGCCGGCAACTACTTCTGGGAGTTCCAGAACTTCGGCCTCACGTTCCCAGGCTACTACGCCCTCTACGCCACTGCCTACATGTCAAGGTATGGTGCAACTGAGGAGGACATGTGCCAGGTCGCCATAAAGAACCACTACTACGCCAGCATGAACCCGAGGGCCCAATTCCCGAGGAGGATAGACATGGAGACCTGCATGAAGAGCCGCTACATAGCCTGGCCGCTCAAACTCTACGACTCCTCCCCGATAACTGACGGCGCCGCCGCGGTCGTGCTGGCCAGCGAGGAGGTGGCTAAGAAGCTGACGGACTCGCCCGTCTGGATACACGCGATAGGTTCCTCCTCCGGCACGGCTAACCTATCCAAGAGGGACAACTTCACGGGGCTGAGGGCAGCGCAGCTGGCGGCCCAGATGGCGTACAAGAGGGCAGGCCTTGAGGCTGAGAACGCCGCGAGGTACTTTGACGCGGCGGAGGTGCACGACTGCTTCACCATAGCTGAGATAATGGCCTACGAGGACCTCGGCTTCGCCAAGAGGGGCGAGGGCTACAAGCTTGCCAAGGAGGGTCAGACGTACATAGGGGGACTGATACCAGTCAACCTGAGCGGCGGCCTGAAGGCGAAGGGCCACCCGATAGGGGCGACAGGCGTAAGCATGGTAGTTGAGCTGACCAAGCAGCTCCTCCACAAGGTCGAGCCGGGAAGGCAGGCGCCCATCAAGAAGGGGATGGCGATAGCGCACAACGTCGGCGGCACAGGCCACTACGCCTACGTCACAATACTTGGCCTTGAGAAGCCGAGGGGGAGGTGA
- a CDS encoding Zn-ribbon domain-containing OB-fold protein produces the protein MSSRTQRDEADLYLKQLEQFADAMKGSVGVPVIVDPKTNVATWFDQRELKIRFLISVEKTRKFFEGLSEGKIYATRCKQTGEVFFPPQVDCPGVKDGEVEWVELPREGELVTYTIIYTKPYSFGHYSDYTVGIAKLSNGVQVLAWVRETDPKKLRVGMKVRLEVVRREPEGYMTYELVPE, from the coding sequence ATGAGCTCAAGGACTCAGAGGGATGAGGCTGACCTCTACCTCAAGCAACTGGAGCAGTTTGCCGACGCAATGAAGGGGAGTGTCGGCGTCCCAGTAATAGTGGACCCGAAGACCAACGTGGCCACCTGGTTCGACCAGAGGGAGCTGAAGATAAGGTTCCTGATAAGCGTGGAAAAGACCAGGAAGTTCTTTGAGGGCCTCTCGGAGGGGAAGATATATGCCACCAGGTGTAAGCAGACCGGCGAGGTGTTCTTCCCGCCCCAGGTGGACTGCCCTGGAGTCAAGGACGGCGAGGTCGAGTGGGTGGAGCTGCCAAGGGAAGGGGAGCTGGTGACCTACACTATAATATACACCAAGCCCTACAGTTTTGGCCACTACAGCGACTACACGGTGGGCATAGCCAAGCTGAGCAACGGGGTCCAGGTGCTGGCCTGGGTCAGGGAGACGGACCCAAAGAAGCTGAGGGTTGGTATGAAGGTCAGGCTGGAGGTGGTGAGGAGGGAGCCCGAGGGCTACATGACATACGAGCTCGTGCCAGAGTAG
- a CDS encoding 5'-methylthioadenosine/S-adenosylhomocysteine nucleosidase, translating into MTPLRGDLVSGFGEAMPSYSNASSYGYGYGIDLSYVYVEYLAASAQLVELAGQAASTLSPVPLANVTGLNVSGELVPRIIVGVIGSANQWTEPLSWMAQQNALYETDAGENEGMGFAYVNSRLGVPWVIVRGISDSPWFPSVYIGPTAAEEAANVTIYIVEHLNLSNVSDAPATFSMLSNVSNAAIHGYIVAARAYYLGLKVIGISYVNQQGQMVNESGPAFEEEFYSEYSYSAAVKYLLAANRVIG; encoded by the coding sequence GTGACGCCTCTCAGGGGGGACCTGGTCTCCGGCTTCGGTGAGGCAATGCCGTCCTACTCCAACGCCTCCTCCTACGGCTACGGCTATGGAATCGACCTAAGCTATGTCTACGTGGAGTACCTGGCAGCCTCGGCCCAGCTGGTGGAGCTCGCAGGGCAGGCGGCGTCCACGCTGAGCCCGGTGCCCTTGGCCAACGTTACTGGCCTCAATGTAAGCGGAGAGCTGGTGCCAAGGATAATCGTGGGAGTCATAGGCTCTGCAAACCAGTGGACGGAGCCTCTTTCGTGGATGGCTCAGCAGAACGCTTTATATGAGACAGACGCGGGCGAAAATGAGGGCATGGGCTTCGCCTACGTTAACTCAAGGCTCGGGGTGCCGTGGGTCATAGTGAGGGGCATATCGGATAGCCCCTGGTTCCCGAGCGTCTACATAGGCCCCACGGCAGCTGAGGAGGCTGCCAACGTGACCATATACATAGTTGAGCACCTGAACCTGAGCAATGTGAGTGACGCCCCGGCCACGTTTTCAATGCTCTCAAACGTCAGCAATGCAGCCATTCACGGCTACATAGTTGCGGCCAGGGCCTACTACCTTGGGCTAAAGGTGATAGGCATCTCATATGTGAACCAGCAGGGACAGATGGTCAACGAGTCTGGGCCTGCCTTTGAGGAGGAGTTCTACAGCGAGTACAGCTACTCGGCCGCGGTGAAATACCTCCTAGCGGCCAACAGGGTCATAGGTTAA
- a CDS encoding IS200/IS605 family accessory protein TnpB-related protein yields the protein MLKTLERTIKLESDPLNGWKYRALREVEEYQKRIVNEMIDVIISEGLPTARKKLHERFYDHCKEKYPFLPSRVIEGAYITASRIVKSFRKRKRKGLTRKDKPEYKRVMITIPNMINWRFNRASISVLTHKGWVEIPLRVTNQLIHYLREGWSVSQELKLRLVGRKALVWLTFEKEVEVETREGNYVSIDVNENNVTLAIFEGFKLKELRRYETGLGRIVVNYSLRREEIARGNSTKDELVKKKLSRLREKERKIDVLRKSVKRITDLAMSLNAKVIVGKFSSRAKEKMEGDKNDKLRHRIHQWSVIKFVEMLKSQPIDVEEVSESYTSSVDPFGGGKLKKGRQVVERVVRVFNPYLMTGPAHEGGGIKVFKVNARYLEGGGVLLERDSIAPLNLMRKVDGRVVVFPSTSPSDLRVTVYDPLRGVPVAELEVIKSKERLRHG from the coding sequence GTGTTGAAGACGCTGGAAAGGACGATTAAGCTGGAGAGCGACCCCCTGAACGGGTGGAAATACCGCGCCCTTAGGGAGGTTGAAGAATATCAGAAGAGGATTGTTAATGAAATGATTGACGTCATAATCTCCGAGGGCTTACCAACTGCTAGGAAGAAGTTACACGAAAGGTTTTACGATCATTGCAAGGAGAAGTACCCCTTCCTACCTTCTAGAGTTATTGAAGGCGCTTACATCACAGCAAGCAGGATTGTCAAGAGTTTCAGGAAGAGGAAGAGGAAAGGGCTAACGAGAAAGGATAAACCAGAGTATAAGAGGGTTATGATCACTATCCCTAACATGATTAACTGGAGGTTTAACAGAGCGTCCATCAGTGTCCTAACTCACAAGGGTTGGGTTGAGATCCCACTTAGGGTAACTAATCAGCTCATTCACTATTTGCGTGAGGGTTGGAGTGTTTCTCAAGAGCTTAAGCTGAGGCTGGTGGGCAGGAAAGCGCTCGTTTGGCTTACCTTTGAGAAGGAGGTTGAGGTGGAGACCAGGGAGGGTAATTATGTCTCTATTGACGTTAATGAGAATAACGTTACCTTAGCAATTTTTGAGGGTTTCAAACTCAAGGAGTTGAGGCGTTATGAGACTGGGCTAGGGAGGATTGTAGTTAATTACTCCTTAAGGAGAGAGGAGATCGCCAGGGGTAATTCAACGAAGGACGAGCTAGTTAAGAAGAAGTTGAGTAGATTGAGGGAAAAGGAAAGAAAAATAGATGTGTTGAGGAAGAGTGTTAAGAGGATAACAGATCTGGCTATGAGTTTAAATGCTAAGGTTATCGTCGGTAAGTTCTCCTCAAGGGCTAAGGAGAAGATGGAGGGTGACAAAAATGATAAGCTTAGGCATAGGATTCATCAATGGAGTGTTATTAAATTCGTTGAAATGCTTAAGTCTCAGCCAATTGACGTTGAGGAGGTTTCCGAATCATACACTTCCTCCGTTGATCCCTTCGGCGGTGGGAAGCTGAAGAAGGGTAGGCAAGTTGTGGAGAGGGTTGTCAGGGTTTTTAACCCCTACCTGATGACGGGCCCTGCTCACGAGGGTGGGGGTATTAAGGTGTTCAAGGTAAACGCTAGGTATTTGGAGGGTGGCGGGGTTTTGTTGGAGAGGGATTCTATTGCCCCCCTTAACTTGATGAGAAAGGTGGATGGGAGGGTAGTGGTGTTCCCCTCGACCAGCCCCAGTGACTTAAGGGTGACGGTGTATGATCCCTTAAGAGGGGTGCCCGTGGCGGAACTAGAAGTAATTAAAAGTAAGGAAAGGTTACGCCACGGGTAA
- a CDS encoding IS607 family transposase: protein MERYLTPSEVAEILGMSRSGVIKWIREGKIKAIEINGRWRIPYSEVERLLSGGKAKQVAIYARVSSNAQKDDLERQLNALRDWVKKALGEVSVIEVKDIGSGLKEDRRGLKKLLELAKRRQIDAIVVAYKERLTLFGFQYLVELFKAYGVNVIIALQEEPKDHMQELEEDFVEVVKSFASRIYGHRSHEYERVVRCVEDAGKDD, encoded by the coding sequence GTGGAGAGATACTTAACGCCCAGTGAGGTTGCTGAAATACTTGGTATGAGTAGGAGTGGTGTTATAAAGTGGATAAGGGAAGGGAAAATAAAGGCCATTGAAATTAACGGTAGGTGGAGGATTCCTTACAGTGAGGTTGAAAGGCTATTAAGCGGTGGAAAGGCGAAGCAGGTAGCAATTTATGCAAGGGTTTCATCAAATGCACAAAAAGACGATTTGGAGAGGCAGCTAAACGCGTTAAGGGATTGGGTTAAGAAAGCTCTCGGGGAAGTGAGCGTAATAGAGGTTAAGGACATAGGTTCTGGCTTGAAGGAGGATAGGAGAGGGCTAAAGAAGCTCCTGGAGCTGGCTAAGAGGAGGCAGATTGATGCGATAGTAGTGGCTTACAAGGAAAGGCTAACACTTTTCGGCTTCCAATACCTAGTAGAGTTATTCAAAGCCTACGGAGTAAACGTCATCATAGCGCTCCAAGAGGAGCCAAAGGATCACATGCAGGAGTTGGAAGAGGACTTCGTTGAAGTCGTTAAATCGTTTGCCTCAAGAATTTACGGTCACAGGTCCCATGAATATGAGAGGGTGGTCAGGTGTGTTGAAGACGCTGGAAAGGACGATTAA
- the fba gene encoding class I fructose-bisphosphate aldolase, with amino-acid sequence MTHPGVNYGAVGIRVRLGRILSDGKAVFFAFDHGMEHGPKDFPGDRIFARNIIQQVVDAGVDAIMMLPGMARLTHDIWADKVGLIVKLTSKTELRPESSIHLQTRLGTVEDAVALGADAVAATVYWGSEHESEMMENWLLIKEEAEAYGMPVLQLAYPRGSHFKNWYDPEVVMYGVRAAVEVGADLIKTYYTGSRETFAKVVEMAQGIPVLMSGGAVRSRPVEFLEDVNNVLGAGGNGVVVGRNVFLASDIKSMAKAVIAVVHEGLTPEEAAKRYNLPSQGALASGRPEETD; translated from the coding sequence ATGACACACCCAGGCGTTAACTACGGGGCTGTTGGCATCAGGGTGAGGCTTGGCAGGATACTGAGCGATGGCAAGGCCGTATTCTTTGCCTTCGATCACGGCATGGAGCACGGGCCTAAGGACTTTCCTGGTGACAGGATCTTCGCAAGAAATATAATACAGCAGGTGGTTGACGCTGGCGTCGACGCCATAATGATGCTGCCTGGCATGGCAAGGCTAACACATGACATCTGGGCAGACAAGGTTGGGCTCATAGTCAAGCTCACGAGCAAGACCGAGCTCAGGCCGGAGAGCTCGATTCACCTTCAGACGAGGCTTGGAACCGTTGAGGACGCGGTCGCCCTAGGGGCTGACGCCGTCGCCGCCACGGTTTATTGGGGAAGCGAGCACGAGTCGGAGATGATGGAGAACTGGCTGCTGATAAAGGAGGAGGCGGAGGCCTATGGCATGCCCGTCCTCCAGCTGGCCTATCCGAGGGGCTCGCACTTTAAGAACTGGTACGACCCTGAGGTCGTTATGTACGGCGTCAGAGCCGCCGTCGAGGTCGGCGCGGACCTCATAAAGACCTACTACACGGGCTCCAGGGAGACCTTCGCTAAGGTCGTTGAGATGGCCCAGGGCATACCAGTGCTCATGAGTGGCGGCGCCGTCAGGTCAAGGCCTGTTGAGTTCCTCGAGGACGTCAATAACGTGCTGGGGGCCGGCGGCAACGGGGTCGTAGTCGGCAGGAACGTGTTCCTGGCCAGCGACATAAAGAGCATGGCCAAGGCAGTGATAGCCGTGGTCCACGAGGGCCTGACGCCTGAGGAGGCGGCAAAGCGCTACAACCTGCCGTCCCAGGGCGCCCTGGCCAGCGGGAGGCCTGAGGAGACGGACTGA
- a CDS encoding carbohydrate kinase family protein, which translates to MEKDLDVVAVGHALVDLRFTVDRFASPDEEADIVEQSTGPGGSAINVAIVTSKLGGRAAVITKIGLDEFGRQIVEELVRSKIDISGLKVGFSSTGFSVLMIDKEGNIVLYGYKGCAEKLEPDELDEKVIARGKYIHIASLRPDTSLRAAVRAKELDAMVSWDPGRRLSMAGLKALRGLIKFVDIVELNSRECANLTGLKDPAACASEVQRVGPSTVIVKMGARGLYALSDDFTGYMPAFKVSDVRDSTGSGDAFAAALLLKLSKGEKLKEALIYAQAVAALKVTLLGAHALPSTDEIEKFYQEHRKEVEAGISEKPPQSGSS; encoded by the coding sequence ATGGAGAAGGATCTTGACGTTGTAGCTGTAGGCCATGCCCTGGTCGACCTCAGGTTCACAGTTGACAGGTTCGCCTCACCGGACGAGGAGGCCGACATAGTTGAGCAGAGCACGGGCCCAGGAGGCTCCGCCATAAACGTGGCCATAGTCACCTCGAAGCTCGGCGGCAGGGCCGCAGTGATAACTAAGATAGGGCTTGACGAGTTTGGGAGGCAGATAGTTGAGGAGCTCGTGAGGAGCAAGATAGACATCTCAGGCCTCAAGGTGGGCTTCAGCTCAACGGGGTTCTCGGTCCTCATGATAGACAAGGAGGGCAACATAGTTCTCTACGGCTACAAAGGGTGCGCTGAGAAGCTGGAGCCTGATGAGCTTGATGAGAAGGTCATAGCGAGGGGCAAGTACATACACATAGCCAGCCTCAGGCCAGACACCTCGCTCAGGGCCGCCGTCAGGGCCAAGGAGCTTGACGCCATGGTCTCCTGGGACCCGGGCCGCAGGCTGAGCATGGCTGGACTCAAGGCGCTCAGGGGACTGATAAAGTTCGTTGACATAGTTGAGCTCAACAGCAGGGAGTGCGCCAACCTCACGGGCCTAAAGGACCCCGCAGCATGCGCCTCCGAGGTCCAGAGGGTAGGCCCCTCCACGGTAATTGTCAAGATGGGCGCCAGGGGGCTCTACGCCCTCAGCGATGACTTCACGGGCTACATGCCAGCCTTCAAGGTCAGCGACGTCAGGGACTCCACCGGGAGCGGCGATGCCTTTGCGGCGGCCCTCCTGCTGAAGCTCTCAAAGGGGGAGAAGCTCAAGGAGGCGCTGATATACGCCCAGGCCGTGGCGGCCCTCAAGGTGACCCTGCTTGGGGCGCACGCGCTGCCGAGCACCGATGAGATCGAGAAGTTCTACCAGGAGCACAGGAAGGAGGTGGAGGCTGGCATCTCAGAGAAGCCTCCCCAGAGTGGTTCGAGTTGA
- a CDS encoding UbiX family flavin prenyltransferase codes for MTCSSVSVAITGASGVRYGIRLLEALGKLKVNVSGIIVSRSAELVAQAEEDMSEGELTRLASRYGPVYGEDDMLSPLASSSSQPDCMAIVPASMKTVALIANGIEMNLVARAALSILRLRRPLVVAFREAPLGVAELRNLLSLAEMGAIVVPLAPGFYSRPRSVDDMINFMVGKVLDALGVGNDLYARWRGPAEREDS; via the coding sequence TTGACCTGCAGCAGTGTGAGCGTGGCAATAACTGGGGCCAGCGGCGTAAGGTACGGCATAAGGCTCCTTGAGGCCCTGGGCAAGCTCAAGGTTAACGTGAGCGGCATCATAGTGAGCAGGTCAGCGGAGCTTGTGGCCCAGGCCGAGGAGGACATGAGTGAGGGGGAGCTGACGAGGCTGGCCTCAAGGTACGGCCCCGTGTACGGGGAGGACGACATGCTCTCACCCCTCGCCTCCTCAAGCAGCCAGCCCGACTGCATGGCCATAGTCCCGGCCAGCATGAAGACCGTGGCGCTGATAGCGAACGGCATTGAGATGAACCTTGTAGCAAGAGCAGCCCTCTCCATCCTGAGGCTCAGGAGGCCCCTGGTTGTCGCCTTCAGGGAGGCACCCCTAGGGGTGGCTGAGCTGAGGAACCTGCTCAGCCTGGCCGAGATGGGAGCTATAGTGGTGCCGCTGGCCCCCGGCTTCTACTCCAGGCCCAGGAGCGTTGATGACATGATTAACTTCATGGTCGGCAAGGTCCTCGACGCCCTTGGCGTGGGAAATGACCTCTACGCCAGGTGGCGCGGCCCCGCGGAGCGCGAGGATAGCTGA
- the endA gene encoding tRNA-intron lyase produces MASSASPIRARLVGGVVVVPSIEDSRRLYSMGFYGRPIGAQKVRDPESITSPLILDPLEALYLSETRVIEVYDSSERPLGAQELAERLGLTARQLKLYRVYRSLRSRGLTVRSGLKYGASFVAYRRGPGLEHAPFIIHYFEPQEPFDPVELVRAGRLSHSVRKTFIVATEDPVKEEPYYIMLKWLRP; encoded by the coding sequence TTGGCCTCCTCAGCTAGCCCCATAAGGGCAAGGCTCGTCGGGGGCGTGGTGGTAGTCCCGTCCATAGAGGACTCAAGGAGACTGTACTCCATGGGCTTCTACGGCAGGCCCATAGGGGCCCAGAAGGTCAGGGACCCGGAGTCCATAACGTCACCCCTTATACTCGACCCCCTTGAGGCTCTCTACCTCTCAGAGACCAGGGTGATAGAGGTCTATGACAGCTCTGAGAGGCCCTTGGGGGCCCAGGAGCTCGCCGAGAGGCTTGGGCTGACGGCGAGGCAGCTTAAGCTCTACAGGGTCTACAGGTCCCTGAGGTCAAGAGGGCTCACGGTCAGGTCAGGCCTTAAGTACGGGGCCTCCTTCGTTGCCTATAGGAGGGGCCCAGGGCTTGAGCACGCGCCCTTCATAATCCACTACTTTGAGCCTCAGGAGCCCTTCGACCCGGTGGAGCTCGTGAGGGCCGGCAGGCTGAGCCACAGCGTGAGGAAGACGTTCATAGTGGCCACGGAGGACCCCGTGAAGGAAGAGCCATATTATATAATGCTTAAATGGCTTCGTCCCTAA
- a CDS encoding cation transporter — protein MISKELLDRSSRLFLLTGLVGLPLAAYELYLGLGRGYYIFQADGYHTLFDSIMAALYAVILKVAYRRSRSFPWGLYNAEGIATILVSIFVMYLVGSAFVGSLSERYAPPAWTSWVIWASAAMSITIAVLEVRYARLMIVKSDVMHASVDAAIDLAAGGVIAAADASLMPVITGSMFVVVLYAALSTSLTAIKALLGAEVHGVGLRTTIERGLRAMSIRPLRIYVARAGSFYLVQVIIPLPPETTLAKAYGVKKKVAGFILSLDGVLTADVRVVPSSPARQARAHQGAFYSLAESRTARSPR, from the coding sequence TTGATTTCAAAGGAGTTGCTGGACCGGTCGTCGAGGCTGTTCCTGCTGACCGGCCTGGTGGGGCTGCCCCTGGCGGCCTACGAGCTCTACCTGGGCCTAGGGAGGGGCTACTACATATTCCAGGCTGACGGCTACCACACGCTTTTCGACTCAATTATGGCGGCTCTGTATGCGGTGATACTCAAGGTCGCCTACAGGAGGTCCAGGTCGTTCCCCTGGGGGCTCTACAACGCTGAGGGCATAGCTACTATACTGGTGTCCATATTCGTGATGTACCTCGTGGGCTCCGCATTTGTAGGGTCCCTCAGCGAGAGGTACGCGCCGCCAGCCTGGACCTCGTGGGTAATCTGGGCCAGCGCCGCAATGTCAATAACGATTGCAGTGCTCGAGGTCAGGTACGCGAGGTTGATGATAGTTAAGAGCGACGTGATGCACGCCAGCGTGGACGCCGCCATAGACCTGGCTGCCGGCGGCGTGATAGCTGCGGCCGACGCCAGTCTGATGCCAGTCATAACTGGCTCCATGTTTGTAGTTGTGCTCTACGCGGCCCTCAGCACCTCGTTGACAGCCATCAAGGCTCTGCTGGGGGCGGAGGTCCACGGCGTCGGCCTCAGGACTACGATAGAGAGGGGCCTCAGGGCCATGAGCATAAGGCCCCTCAGGATATATGTGGCCAGGGCGGGCTCCTTCTACCTGGTGCAAGTCATAATACCGCTGCCGCCGGAGACCACGCTCGCTAAGGCCTACGGGGTCAAGAAGAAGGTCGCCGGCTTCATACTGTCGCTCGACGGAGTCCTGACGGCCGACGTAAGGGTTGTGCCCAGCTCACCTGCCAGGCAGGCTAGAGCTCATCAGGGAGCTTTTTATTCTTTAGCTGAAAGCCGGACAGCTCGCTCTCCTCGCTGA